One genomic segment of Thalassospiraceae bacterium LMO-SO8 includes these proteins:
- the rsfS gene encoding ribosome silencing factor, translating to MPLTGDDVLKLVTASLDDDKALDLSVIDLHGKTDIADHMVIASGTSERQVGAMADHLREKLKQNGLKGINVEGLTQCDWVLIDAGDVIVHLFRPEVRQFYGLEKLWSGAPVQEAAAAPA from the coding sequence ATGCCACTCACCGGCGATGACGTCTTGAAGCTGGTGACCGCATCCCTGGATGACGACAAGGCACTGGACCTTTCCGTCATCGACCTTCACGGCAAGACCGATATCGCGGATCACATGGTCATTGCCAGCGGCACATCCGAGCGCCAGGTGGGCGCCATGGCCGACCACCTTCGGGAAAAACTCAAACAGAACGGGTTGAAGGGCATCAATGTCGAGGGCCTGACGCAGTGCGACTGGGTCCTGATCGACGCCGGCGATGTCATCGTGCACCTGTTCCGTCCCGAAGTGCGGCAGTTCTACGGCCTGGAAAAGCTGTGGTCCGGCGCGCCGGTCCAGGAAGCCGCCGCGGCGCCGGCCTGA
- a CDS encoding nicotinate-nucleotide adenylyltransferase yields the protein MKRHLRRIGILGGSFNPAHQGHRHISLQALKRLRLDEVWWLVSPQNPLKPQAGMAPFEARIESAKKVADHPRIRVTDVEKGLGTTYTAETLARLVRRFPNHRFVWLMGADNLAQISRWNRWTRIFQTVPVAVFDRPTYSLGALSGRAARRFHRERIKESRAGRLADMRPPAWVFLHTPLNATSATALRARGMFRRPGG from the coding sequence TTGAAACGGCATCTTCGGCGCATCGGCATTCTGGGCGGGTCCTTCAATCCCGCCCACCAGGGCCACCGGCACATCAGCCTGCAGGCGCTGAAGCGGTTGCGCCTCGACGAGGTGTGGTGGCTGGTGTCGCCGCAGAACCCGTTGAAGCCCCAGGCCGGCATGGCGCCGTTCGAGGCGCGAATCGAAAGTGCCAAAAAAGTCGCCGACCACCCCCGCATCCGGGTCACGGACGTGGAAAAGGGCCTGGGCACCACCTATACGGCGGAAACCCTGGCCAGACTGGTCCGGCGATTCCCAAATCACCGATTTGTCTGGCTTATGGGGGCCGACAACCTGGCGCAGATTTCCCGCTGGAACCGCTGGACACGAATCTTTCAAACCGTGCCCGTTGCGGTTTTCGACCGTCCTACCTATTCTTTAGGGGCGTTGTCGGGCAGGGCAGCGCGCCGGTTCCACCGGGAACGCATCAAGGAATCCCGGGCGGGTCGGCTGGCCGACATGCGTCCTCCGGCGTGGGTCTTCCTTCATACGCCGTTGAACGCGACCTCGGCCACGGCGCTCCGGGCGCGGGGCATGTTCCGGCGTCCAGGCGGTTAA